The genomic interval GACGACCAGCGCGAGATGGTCGAACACGCGGTCGAGCAGGGTATCACGTACTTCGACACGGGCGACGTCTACGGCCACGGACAGAGCGAGGAGTACCTCGGGGACTTCCTCGCGCCCTACCGCGAGGAGGTGACGCTCGCCACCAAAATCGGGTACGACTTCTACAACAACCCGCAGGCGGGCCACGGCGAACTCCCGAAGGAGATGACGCCCGACTACCTCCGGGACGCCATCGAGCAGAGCCTCGACCGCCTCGGCGTCGAGCGCGTGGAGTACCTCCAGCTCCACAACCCGAACGTCTCCGAGATGACGCCGGACGTGCTCGAAGTCCTCGACGAGGTTCGCGAGGACGGACTGGCCGACGCCATCGGCGTCGCGCTCGGCCCCTCCATCGGCTGGCTCGCGGAGGGCGACTTCGCCATCGAGAACGAGTTCGACGGCGTCCAGTACGTCGGGAACATCCTCGAACAGGACGTCCACCAGCACTTCGTCGAGACCGTCCGGGACACCGGCGCGGACACCTCCCTCATCGCCCGCGTCCCCCACTCGTCGGGCATCCTGAACGAACAGGTCACGCCCGACACCGAACTCGCGGACGACGACCACCGCGGGTTCCGGCCGGACGAGTGGTACGAGACCGGCTGGGAGAAGGTGGAGGAACTCCGCTTCCTCGAACGAGCGGGCGAGCGCACGCTCGGCCAGGCGTCGATTCAGTGGTTGCTCTCCTTCGACGAGGTCGCGTCCGTGACGCCGACGTTCCGCTCGAAGGAGGACATCACGGAGTGGGCGGCCGCCCCCGACACGCCCGCGCTCAGCGACGAG from Salarchaeum japonicum carries:
- a CDS encoding aldo/keto reductase — translated: MQYRELGNSGVEVSEVGFGAWVVGTDWWGDRDEDDQREMVEHAVEQGITYFDTGDVYGHGQSEEYLGDFLAPYREEVTLATKIGYDFYNNPQAGHGELPKEMTPDYLRDAIEQSLDRLGVERVEYLQLHNPNVSEMTPDVLEVLDEVREDGLADAIGVALGPSIGWLAEGDFAIENEFDGVQYVGNILEQDVHQHFVETVRDTGADTSLIARVPHSSGILNEQVTPDTELADDDHRGFRPDEWYETGWEKVEELRFLERAGERTLGQASIQWLLSFDEVASVTPTFRSKEDITEWAAAPDTPALSDEERERVADLYASNFGVDRFDGMEAADFRTSVGGDDLRDAGLLAD